A single Sutterella megalosphaeroides DNA region contains:
- a CDS encoding DsbA family protein produces MLRRTLLKASAVVAASALVPAAFAGTLGTDYVKLDTPLVGGEGKIIKVWSYDCPFCFKYDVGVDPKVMPEAEKASGLKFDMYHLETKGKFGRAASEFLAYCKLEDKKAGVESVEDPKSLYKKAKDAWYQAYHKKGERWAAGEEAFLKTAFDATGITADAFAAARKTEDVQKLADYWKPCYDVAKIQGVPAYVVNGKYLIMTKSIRNVKGMVDLITELSKL; encoded by the coding sequence ATGCTTCGTCGCACGCTCCTGAAGGCCTCGGCCGTCGTTGCCGCCTCCGCTCTCGTTCCCGCCGCCTTTGCCGGCACGCTCGGCACCGACTACGTCAAGCTCGACACCCCGCTCGTCGGCGGTGAAGGCAAGATCATCAAGGTCTGGTCCTACGACTGCCCCTTCTGCTTCAAGTACGACGTCGGCGTCGACCCGAAGGTGATGCCCGAAGCCGAAAAGGCCTCCGGTCTCAAGTTCGACATGTACCACCTCGAAACGAAGGGCAAGTTCGGCCGCGCTGCGAGCGAATTCCTCGCCTACTGCAAGCTCGAAGACAAGAAGGCGGGCGTTGAAAGCGTCGAAGACCCGAAGAGCCTCTACAAGAAGGCCAAGGACGCCTGGTACCAGGCCTATCACAAGAAGGGCGAACGCTGGGCCGCCGGCGAAGAAGCCTTCCTGAAGACCGCCTTCGACGCGACCGGCATCACTGCCGACGCCTTTGCCGCCGCCCGCAAGACGGAAGACGTGCAGAAGCTCGCCGACTACTGGAAGCCCTGCTACGACGTCGCCAAGATCCAGGGTGTTCCCGCCTACGTCGTCAACGGCAAGTACCTCATCATGACGAAGTCGATTCGCAACGTGAAGGGCATGGTCGACCTCATTACCGAGCTCTCCAAGCTCTGA
- the dsbI gene encoding protein-disulfide oxidoreductase DsbI has product MSSTTPKRDWLSTIAHLEQTRWPWIVIAFLSCALVLVAHNVFQVWLYMKPCEQCVYIRYAFLVMALGCLFPIICPKPLITRLIAYVMGIYGAIYGIMCSVKLSNIHQAIHGDDPDALFGMQGCSTEPHYPFGLPLEKWAPDWFLPTGDCGYDNSDVPLGTVLSPLQESIINMYNDAGGWYLIPPMKFMSMAQCCLLAFGVALLLYVVLGGSMIRERMKK; this is encoded by the coding sequence ATGTCTTCGACGACTCCCAAGCGCGACTGGCTCTCTACGATCGCGCACCTCGAGCAGACGCGTTGGCCTTGGATCGTGATCGCGTTCCTGAGCTGCGCGCTCGTCCTGGTGGCCCACAACGTCTTCCAGGTCTGGCTCTACATGAAGCCCTGCGAGCAGTGCGTCTACATCCGTTACGCCTTCCTCGTGATGGCGCTCGGGTGCCTCTTCCCGATCATCTGCCCGAAGCCCCTCATCACGCGCCTCATTGCGTACGTGATGGGCATCTACGGTGCGATCTACGGGATCATGTGCTCGGTGAAGCTCTCCAACATTCACCAGGCCATTCACGGCGACGATCCCGACGCGCTCTTCGGCATGCAGGGTTGCTCGACCGAACCGCACTACCCCTTCGGTCTTCCGCTCGAAAAGTGGGCTCCGGACTGGTTCCTGCCCACGGGTGACTGCGGTTACGACAACTCCGACGTTCCGCTCGGCACGGTGCTCTCGCCCCTGCAGGAGTCGATCATCAACATGTACAACGACGCGGGCGGTTGGTACCTCATTCCCCCGATGAAGTTCATGTCGATGGCCCAGTGCTGCCTGCTCGCCTTCGGCGTGGCGCTCCTTCTCTACGTCGTTCTCGGCGGCTCGATGATCCGCGAACGCATGAAGAAGTAA